The Mangrovivirga cuniculi genomic sequence TTAAACAATGATCAAAAACAACAGCGTTTTAAAGAAACATTTAAAACACCTGTAACAGTCAGAGAATGTATCATGGCATTTAGAATCCCTGTTTTTGAAATTGGAAAAATCTTTATCAATGAAAACCCCGCATCTCTTAAAACTGAATTAAACGAAAATGACCGCTGCTCTATTTATCCCCACCTCAGAACAATTCCTTCTAATAACATAGCTCATGACTACAATTTTATTTTAGATGCTCACCTTGGTAAGTTAGCCCGATATTTAAGAATGCTTGGTTTTGACACCCTGTATCATAATAACTTTCAGGATGAGGAGATCAGAAAAATAGCAGAAGAAGAACAAAGAATAGTTCTGACTAGAGATAAAATAATTAAAAGCACACCCGATCCATCGTATTACTATATTCGGGCGACAGAAAAACATCAGCAACTAAAGGAGGTAGTTAAGTTTTGGGGTTTATCAAGTCAAATAAAGCCATTTACAAGATGCATGACCTGTAATTCAAAACTGATCAAAATTCAAAAAAAAGAAGTTTTGCATAAAATTGATGATGATATCGCTGATCATTTTAATGAATTTTATATTTGCAAAAAGTGTGACAAAGTTTTCTGGAAGGGTTCTCACTTTAAACGAATGGAAAAACAAATATTGGATCTCATCTCAAATAATGAAAACTAAAAAGGACATAAAAA encodes the following:
- a CDS encoding Mut7-C RNAse domain-containing protein; its protein translation is MQKEFTFRFYSILNDFLNNDQKQQRFKETFKTPVTVRECIMAFRIPVFEIGKIFINENPASLKTELNENDRCSIYPHLRTIPSNNIAHDYNFILDAHLGKLARYLRMLGFDTLYHNNFQDEEIRKIAEEEQRIVLTRDKIIKSTPDPSYYYIRATEKHQQLKEVVKFWGLSSQIKPFTRCMTCNSKLIKIQKKEVLHKIDDDIADHFNEFYICKKCDKVFWKGSHFKRMEKQILDLISNNEN